A DNA window from Nycticebus coucang isolate mNycCou1 chromosome 1, mNycCou1.pri, whole genome shotgun sequence contains the following coding sequences:
- the LOC128588332 gene encoding U1 small nuclear ribonucleoprotein C-like, translated as MEEQAQSLIDKTTAAFQQGKIPPTPFSAPPPAGAMIPPPPSLPGPPRPGMMPAPQTGGPLMMPMMGPPPPGMMPVGPAPGRRPPMGGYMPMMPGPPMMRPPARPMMVPTRPGMTRPDR; from the coding sequence ATGGAAGAGCAGGCCCAGAGCCTGATTGACAAAACAACGGCTGCATTTCAACAAGGAAAAATACCTCCTACTCCATTCTCGGCTCCTCCTCCTGCAGGGGCGATGATTCCACCTCCCCCCAGTCTTCCGGGTCCTCCTCGTCCTGGTATGATGCCAGCACCCCAAACAGGGGGCCCTCTCATGATGCCAATGATgggtcctcctcctcctgggatgATGCCAGTGGGACCTGCTCCTGGAAGGAGGCCACCCATGGGAGGTTACATGCCAATGATGCCTGGGCCCCCAATGATGAGACCTCCTGCTCGTCCCATGATGGTGCCCACTCGTCCTGGAATGACTCGACCAGACAGATAA